A region of the Serinicoccus profundi genome:
GGCGATGACCGCGCAGGCCAGGACCGACGTCGTCGTGCCGCCGCCCCACCCGAGCTGAGTGAAGACGGTCGCGGTCGCGAGCACGGCCATGATGGCGAGGAAGGTCTCCCAGCCCATGGAGATGAGCCAGGAGAAGACGCCGGGGACCTTCTGGCCGTTGACGCCGAAGGCGGCGCGGGAGAGCACCATCGTCGGGGCGGATCCGCGCTTGCCCGCGATCGCGATGATCCCGCAGGCGAGGAAGGACGCGACGACGCCGAGCACCGTCACGAGGAGGGCCTGGGCGAGGTTGATCCCGAAGCCGAAGACGTAGCTCGCGTAGCTGATGCCGAAGACGGAGACGTTGGCGGCGAACCACGGCCAGAAGAGGTCGCGCGGTCTCGCCGTCCGCTCGGCCTCGTCGATGATCTCGATGCCGTTGGTCTCGATGAGACGGCGCTCCGTCTCGCTCAGCCGCGGCGCCGCTGCCGGGGAGGTCTGGCTCATCCGCATACTGTCCCACAGGCTCACCTCCCACGGCCCACGACTGGCGGTGTGTCAGCGGCAGCACCTACCGTGGAGGTATGACGACACGCCCGGCACACCTCTCCCTCCTGGCGGCGACCGCCCTGGTCGGCGCCGGGCTGACCACGCCCGCCCTTGCGGCACCCTCGCCCGTGACGGAGCGGGGCGTGGACCTGGACGTGCGTTTCGCCACCTTCAACGCCTCCCTCAACCGGGGCGCGGAGGGTCAGCTCACCGAGGATCTCAGCTCGGGGTCGAACCAGCAGGCGCGCAATGTCGCGGAGACGATCCAGCGCTCGGCCCCCGACGTCGTGCTCATCAACGAGTTCGACTACGCCCGCGACAACGTCGACCTGTTCCGCGACAACTACCTCGAGGTCGGGCAGGGCGGCGCGGACCCGGTCGACTACCCCTACGCCTACATCGCGCCGTCCAACACCGGTGTCCCCAGCGGCCTCGACCTCAACAATGACGGGGAGGTGGGCGGCCCGGACGACGCCTACGGGTTCGGCCTGTTCCCCGGCCAGTACGGCATGGTCGTCTACTCCCGCTTCCCGATCGACACCGAGGCGGTGCGGACCTTCCAGCGCTTCCGCTGGACCGACATGCCGGGCAACCTCATCCCCGGCGACTACTACGACTCCGAGGAGCGCGAGGCGCTGCGACTCTCGAGCAAGTCGCACTGGGACGTGCCGATCCTCGTGGGCGGCAAGACCGTCCACCTGCTCGCGGCGCACCCCACTCCCCCGACCTTCGACGGCGAGGAGGACCGCAACGGCCGGCGCAACCACGACGAGATCCGGTTCTGGGCCGACTACGTCGCCGGGCCGCAGCACTCCCGCTACATCTACGACGACCAGGGCCGCACTGGAGGGCTGCGGCCGGGCGAGCGCTTCGTCATCGCCGGCGACTACAACGCCGACCCCTACGACGGCGACTCCCGTGACGCCGCGATCAACCAGCTGCTGGACCACCGGCGGGTGTCGACCCAGACGGTGCCCGACAGCGAGGGCGCCGTCGAGGCCTCCGAGGTGCAGGGCGGCGCCAACGAGGAGCACGTGGGCGACCCCGCGCACGACACCGCCGACTTCAACGACAACCCCGAGCCCGGCAACCTGCGGGTCGACTACGTCCTGCCGAGCCGGTCCCTGCCGGTGCGCGACGCCGGGGTCTTCTGGCCGACCAGCGACGATCCGCACTTCGACCTGGTGGGCACCTTCCCGTTCCCGACGAGCGACCACCGTCTCGTGTGGACCGACGTCCGGTTGCCGCACCGAGGCTGAGGCGCGCCCCGTTACGGTGGGGCGATGGGCATACCTGAGGAGCAGCACCGAGATCAGGGGGAGGCATCTGGCCCCGGCTCATCGCCGGGTGCCCAGCAGCGGCCAGCAGAACGCGTCGACGCCCCTCCGCTCCCCCGACCGTCGACGAGCCTGGAGGGCGAGGGCGGCTCGGGCCTTGACGACAGGGACCGTCCGATGACGCTCATCAGCGGCCCGGCAGCCCAGGACACCCCGTCCTGGACTCCCCCGGCCGACCGGCGGGAGTCGGGACGTGCGGACACCCCGCCGGCTCGAGGCACGGACACCGGGGAGGGTCGCGTCATGACCTTCTTCAGCACCACGACCCGCTCCGGGCGCTGGCCGGTCCCCGCGGTGCTGACCATCGCCGGCGGCTTCTCCGAGACCACCCTCGACCTGCGCGAGGCGGACTTCAGCACGGAGGTGGTCGAGATTCGGCTCACCGACGTCTTCTCCAGCGCGGAGATCATCGTCCCTCGCGGCGTGGGGGTCGACCTGGCCGAGGGGTCGGCGATCTTCAGCGAGGTGAAGGGTGACTACGCCGGGGTCTCGGCTCCTGGTATGCCGCGCGTCCGCATCGTGCACACGGGAGCTTTCTCGAGCGTCCGGATCCACACCCTTGCTCCTGGTGAGGCGAAGCGGAAGTGGTGGCACGGCAAGTAGGTCCCGATCGTCCTGCCGACGCCTGGCGCTCTCCATCCTTGAGTGAGGGGTCGACCTCTGAGCTTCCCGCGGGTGGCTCGCTCGGCCGGCCTCCAGAAAATTCTCTCGAGAAAGTCTCTGTGGCCCCTTGATGATCGAACACTAGTTCGATCATGCTCGACACCGACCCGCCCGGCAGCAACCCGCCCGACACCGACCCGCCCGACACCGACCCGCCCCAGCCCTGGACCGACACCCACGACGAACCCCCGCCCTTCTAGACCCTCACGCCAGGGCGCCCCAAGCCCGGGACAGC
Encoded here:
- a CDS encoding endonuclease/exonuclease/phosphatase family protein — its product is MTTRPAHLSLLAATALVGAGLTTPALAAPSPVTERGVDLDVRFATFNASLNRGAEGQLTEDLSSGSNQQARNVAETIQRSAPDVVLINEFDYARDNVDLFRDNYLEVGQGGADPVDYPYAYIAPSNTGVPSGLDLNNDGEVGGPDDAYGFGLFPGQYGMVVYSRFPIDTEAVRTFQRFRWTDMPGNLIPGDYYDSEEREALRLSSKSHWDVPILVGGKTVHLLAAHPTPPTFDGEEDRNGRRNHDEIRFWADYVAGPQHSRYIYDDQGRTGGLRPGERFVIAGDYNADPYDGDSRDAAINQLLDHRRVSTQTVPDSEGAVEASEVQGGANEEHVGDPAHDTADFNDNPEPGNLRVDYVLPSRSLPVRDAGVFWPTSDDPHFDLVGTFPFPTSDHRLVWTDVRLPHRG